The Capsicum annuum cultivar UCD-10X-F1 unplaced genomic scaffold, UCD10Xv1.1 ctg72464, whole genome shotgun sequence nucleotide sequence GCCCCCATTTACAATTGGTGATATCAAGAAGGCTATCCCTCCCCACTGCTTTAAACGATCTCTCATCCGCTCATTCTACTATGTCGTTCGTGATCTATCACTAGTTTCCGTCTTCTACTACATCGCCTCCACTTACTTTCACCTCCTTCCATCCCCATATTGCTACCTAGCATGGGTTGCTTACTGGATTGTTCAAGGTTGTGCTTTTACTGGAATATGGATGGTTTCCCATGAATGTGGACACCATGCCTTTAGTGATTACCCGTGGGTAGATGACACTGTAGGTTTTATCCTTCACTCTGCACTTCTAGTGCCATACTTTTCACTTAAATATAGTCATAGTCGTCACCACTCACACACCAATTCTCTTGATGGTGATCAAACTCACGTGCCAAAGATTAAATCCGAACTACCATGGTTCTACAAATACTCGAACAATCCACTAGTACGAATACTCCTACTTGTCACGGCCCTCGGTCTCGGCACATTTTTGTATTGGACCATAAATTTCACGGGAAAGAATTATGGCCGCTTTGCATGTCACTTTGATCCATATGCACCTATTTATAATGATCGTGAGAGGTTATGGATCTACATCTCAGATGCAGGTTTGATAGCAACTACTTATGTG carries:
- the LOC124894264 gene encoding delta(12)-acyl-lipid-desaturase-like, translated to MGGGGNMSNPTAKTELKQNPLQRMPTSKPPFTIGDIKKAIPPHCFKRSLIRSFYYVVRDLSLVSVFYYIASTYFHLLPSPYCYLAWVAYWIVQGCAFTGIWMVSHECGHHAFSDYPWVDDTVGFILHSALLVPYFSLKYSHSRHHSHTNSLDGDQTHVPKIKSELPWFYKYSNNPLVRILLLVTALGLGTFLYWTINFTGKNYGRFACHFDPYAPIYNDRERLWIYISDAGLIATTYVWYRIALAQGLAWVVCIYGMPLLIHNVTLVLVTYLNHTHPS